In the Pseudorasbora parva isolate DD20220531a chromosome 23, ASM2467924v1, whole genome shotgun sequence genome, one interval contains:
- the eva1c gene encoding protein eva-1 homolog C isoform X5: protein MRCQWPNHSCSASTALQKVLSECQGHRDCQILVNHQVFGSDPCPGIAKFLRVSYRCKPTEHKKRVICEGDRLLLHCKYPKVLNIYSAVYGRALEEEDLCPAEEREPPAFVECLFYGAGDVVSNICYGKQRCVFNVDQEHFKDPCPPGTKKYITVLYACVPQSLLKEADPRSFQTTSVPNQSTEEEEHPVIRSSKFPENRIIVSNSLMAYVYITEHPEMAGLLFTSSVCVGLLIVLIAISTQITCSRHPSTLKTFRTKSRTTNLEEEEPMNQDNDEEEDEDEKGSLMSEMSRKVYCWEDVTYTTEAAELMERIERRELVIQEIRMNAYLNGNTCILHSYMPTITQNMQ from the exons ATGAGATGCCAATGGCCTAATCACAGCTGTTCTGCTTCCACAGCGCTGCAG AAAGTGCTTTCTGAATGCCAGGGTCATAGAGATTGCCAGATTCTGGTTAATCATCAAGTCTTTGGCAGTGATCCTTGCCCTGGAATTGCTAAATTCCTCCGTGTATCATACAGGTGTAAACCTA CAGAGCATAAGAAGAGAGTAATATGTGAGGGAGATCGACTTCTGCTGCACTGCAAGTATCCAAAAGTGCTGAATATCTACTCGGCTGTTTATGGGAGAGCACTGGAGGAGGAAGACCTGTGCCCAGCAGAGGAACGAGAACCTCCGGCATTTG tagaatgtcttttttatgGAGCCGGTGATGTGGTGTCCAACATCTGCTATGGCAAACAGAGGTGTGTGTTTAACGTAGACCAGGAACATTTCAAAGACCCCTGCCCTCCTGGAACGAAAAAATATATCACCGTCCTCTATGCATGCG TTCCACAAAGTTTACTGAAGGAGGCtgatcccagaagtttccaaacTACCTCAGTTCCTAACCAGAGCACCGAAGAAG AGGAACACCCAGTTATACGAAGTTCAAAGTTTCCAGAGAACAGGATTATCGTCAGCAATTCTTTAATGGCATATGTCTACATTacag AGCATCCGGAGATGGCAGGACTACTCTTCACGTCAAGTGTTTGCGTGGGCCTTCTGATTGTTCTAATAGCCATTTCAACACAGATAACCTGCAGTAGACATCCAAGCACACTTAAGACTTTTCGGACAAAGAGTAGAACAACTAATCTGGAAGAGGAAGAGCCAATGAATCAGGACAATGATGAGGAAGAAGATGAGGATGAGAAAGGGTCCCTGATGTCAGAGATGAGCAGGAAGGTGTATTGTTGGGAGGATGTGACCTACACCACAGAGGCGGCAGAGCTGATGGAGAGGATTGAACGCCGAGAGCTCGTTATTCAGGAAATCAGGATGAATGCATACCTCAATGGAAACACATGCATCCTCCATTCATACATGCCAACTATTACACAGAATATGCAGTAG
- the cfap298 gene encoding cilia- and flagella-associated protein 298, giving the protein MVQLHVKRGEESQFLFNTSVDVSIETLIQQISAIYNGRLKVDRICSEIPELADHGISLPPNMQGLTDDQITELKLKDEWEDRCTPSGGAEFKKDEIGRRNGYAPNEKMKDVLRKTMEEAKALISNKQVKANVCVTMDMVREALDQMRGAVMIVYPMGLPPHDPIRMEFENQEDLTGTQASLQVIPEEDAQLWWASKEMQKGKKLQDYVGKNEKTKIIVKIQKRGQGAPAREPLVGEDEQKQMMLHYYKRQEELKKLEEADDDTHLQSSWSDRQALKRQFQGLTNIKWGPR; this is encoded by the exons ATGGTTCAGCTGCACGTCAAGCGAGGAGAGGAGAGTCAGTTTCTCTTCAATACTTCAGTGGATGTGTCGATCGAGACACTGATCCAGCAGATCAGCGCGATCTACAATGGAAGATTAAAAGTGGACAGGATCTGCTCTG AAATTCCAGAGCTGGCAGATCATGGGATCTCTCTTCCGCCAAATATGCAGGGCCTGACCGATGATCAGATCACGGAGCTCAAACTAAAGGATGAATGGGAAGATCGCTGCACGCCCAGCGGTGGCGCTGAGTTTAAGAAGGATGAGATTGGACGTCGAAACGGATATG CTCCGAACGAGAAGATGAAAGATGTTTTAAGGAAAACAATGGAGGAAGCCAAAGCTTTAATCTCAAAC AAACAAGTAAAAGCAAATGTCTGTGTTACGATGGATATGGTCAGAGAGGCTCTAGACCAGATGCGAGGAGCTGTGATGATCGTTTATCCAATGGGATTGCCTCCACATGATCCGATAAGGATGGAGTTTGAAAATCAAGAGGATCTTACTGGAACACAG GCCTCATTACAAGTGATCCCGGAGGAAGATGCTCAGCTGTGGTGGGCGTCTAAAGAAATGCAGAAGGGGAAAAAGCTGCAGGATTATGTTGGGAAAAATGAGAAGACGAAAATTATAGTGAAAATTCAGAAG AGAGGTCAAGGGGCACCGGCGCGTGAACCTCTGGTCGGTGAAGACGAACAAAAACAGATGATGCTGCACTATTACAAGAGGCAGGAAGAACTGAAA AAACTAGAAGAGGCAGATGATGACACACATCTTCAGTCCAGTTGGTCGGATAGACAGGCCCTAAAAAGACAGTTCCAGGGACTCACAAATATCAAATGGGGCCCGAGATAG